The window ACGCTTCTTCCACCAATGAAATAGATCTCTGATCCAACAGAGACTGCAGAACCAAGAGAAGGTCTCGGGAAGACATCCGCCAACGACAGAGATCTCTGCGCCAACTGATAGTCGGTGGTTTCTCACCGGGGACGGAAAGAGATCCAGTAGCTAAGGGACAGTCCCAACCCGCGTTGATATAGATCATAAGAGAGATAGACGGACTTCAGCGGGGATCGCAAACGGTGGAGTTCTGGCGAGTGCACGAGCaaccttagagcatctccaaaaagaaactctattttgaagtttcccaaaactctatatttgaacttcaaactcaacttcaaaactatttatattttataatatggtctttatatttgtcataactaatttgaattcttaaaacttttgtaaataactagtatatatataaacatattacaacaatattaattaataaaatattctattaaaatataaaaatttaaataaaataacttaattaatattaaacttcaaacaaaataccatattatttcataaaataattttcgtaatgcatatatgatctattaatgcatttcgaagtaaaaatggctctgttcatttttactttgtagattacgagctaattttttttaaaatcgggtaatattgatacttgtaaatacattagagaaacaagaaaataaaagagaaacataaaatattgctaaaaggcTAATATATTTTGAGACCAAAGAGAGGTTTAGGTCATAGCGTCTCGGCACGCGGGATAAGCAGTTCAAAACAACTTCGTCTGGCAACGACGAAAACGATGGGGATGGCCGTGATTTCTTAGAGTTCGAGGCGGCTGCAACTGACATCGTGAGCGTACGATATAATGGAAAAACCTAATAcagtataaatatttgatttttttagtatatatatagtgtttttTAGTTGACAAAATATTCTAGAATTATCTTTTTTAGGGAAATTGCGACTTCATggttacatataaatatttgaggGGAATTGCCACCAATACCACTTtcctaataccacttttcaactttacacttttcaaatttacctttaaaattttaatggataAAGTATCATTATACCCTTATTTAATCAAACATAAACCTAGTATCTTTCTCCCATGATTTCTTCAATCTCAGATCCACTAATAACAATCTATCAAATTCTCTTCGGTGATCAAATCCGGCGAGATTCGATGATTCTGATGAGTTTTCCGGCGAGATTTGATGACACCGGCGAGATTTGACGACGCCGACGAATTCTCCGACGAGATTTGATGACGCTGACGTCCGGTGAGATTTGACGAAGACTTCAACCTCAAACGAACAGAACAAAACGAATTCTTACCACTAACACGTAACAAAGGTAAGAGGATAATATATGGTGATTTTCTTCACTTTCTGTAATTTTTCTCATAATCGATCAATTTCTGGgaggttttaaaaatttcaaatttataaaaccttataaatatttatcgatgAGGAACATAGTGTTATGTTTTATCGTTTTTTGATATATCATGTTGATTCTTCAAGCTTTAAGTAATTTtgtattgaatatatttttactcCTACTAActtatatttctttcttctcCAGATCTTTGTCCTGCGATCAAATTGGGAGTTGCTCCAAATGAAATCACCGGTGAACTTTGCGATCTCTGGCGAACTTGGCGAGATGTAGACGCGATCCGGcgaacagaggaagaagattgTCGAAGGTGTCAAGATAATTTGAGAAGGAAGCATCAAAGAAAGTGATTTTTGTCTTCTACTTTTGTTTTTCTGAAAATGATTTGTTTAAGTAATTTCATGTTGAAAATTTCCAAACATGATCTTTTTATGTGATGTTTGACAAAGGTGTCgatattgaaattgaaattataCTCTGTGATATTTATAAGcccttataaattttatattatagaaaagacATACTATTTCTATAAGTTTTGATGTTTGAATATATATTGGGATATAATTCATTGGGATTTCACTGTTGATAAAGAAAGAGGAGGTTCAATTAGTGTTATTCCTAAAGATATATCCTACAAAGAGTTGATTAGGGTAGTTCTAGAAGATTTTACAATAGATAACAATATAAAGTTTAGCTACGTTTCACCATCAAAGTCTATCTTTGGTACAGAAGATGCTCTTCCAGTTTTTATTAGGAATGATTTCCAAGTAGTATCCTTTATGAGCAAACATAAATATAGTGGAAAACTTTTTTCAGATTTGACTAACAATTTATGAAGTAAACTCTTtggttatgttttatttataaattttattatttgcttTACCACAGTTACTAGTTACATGTTTTTATGTTGTAAAAATATATGACACATTCCCTTTCATTGTGACAAACAAGGATGTCTTTAATAATGCCCTTGAggtattttaaatgaattattgGATTCATGTTTTTATGTTGCAGATGGAAAGACATAGATCACCATTAATTGTGTCAGATATGATACATATACGAGATGAAGTTTCTAGCACTCAAGACTTCCTCATTGCTGGAAATAGCAAAATCTTTGATGTATTTATTacaattttagattttaagaacTTATAAAATAATGAGAAAAATTATTCATTTCATGTCCTTGAGGTTTTATTACATTGTTTACATTTATAAGgacttataaaataattgtacaAGCTATTAGTTCAATACTTTTATGTTGCAGATAGAAATAAAAAGATCATCACTAATTGTGTCAAGTGTGATAAAACTCCAAGATGAAGTTTCTAGTATACAAGACTTGCTTATTCCTCAAAGTAGTAATATTTTTGAGgtagatattataaattttatatttataaggacttataaaataatgttataacATTTATTATTCACTTCATGTTTTGTGTTTTAGGGAATAACATTTACATTTACATTTACATTTACATTTACATTTACATTTACATTTACATTTGTGTTTCAGCTGAATTCACACTCAAAGAAGACTATGAATGATGTGGAGCATGTGTGCGGTGATACACTAAATATGAATCTTTGCTACTGCCAAGTTAACAGTTGTGATTATAGTACtttagattcaatccagaggaccagtctacACTTTACTCTTATAAATCTCAATATCAAGCTAAGAAGAAAATGGTTTTCACTTCAATTGGTGACGCGGAAAACAAGTAAActagagatttattcaatttaacAAGAAGCTAGCCTAGGGTATTTCATTGGGTGTTGAGcgagagccaaacaattattcaagcgcGGTGCAGTGctttctagaactcggatcactcagctggaacaccccactgtcgtggtggtgATCTCTTTGCTGGTCGGTCCCATCATCTAACTGTCGTTGAGATGAGAAACGACTGCAAGCCTTAGGGGTCAGGTCCGATCAGTTCACTtactaccctaatatctactttcgctgattagggatactaagctcattcaataCATGTCAAgctatctcctaagcggttagctaggcgATAAACTTAGGATCTAACATCAAGTGATCAGATTAATGGAAGCTTTATGAATAGTATGGATGAAGAATAATCAAGAAtagcttatctatgtttagctcATATTTCAACACCCTAAAAACCCTAGGCGAGCTAGATCACtactcaatcatgatgcaagaaATCAAAGACATAGATCCTGAATGAAACTGCATAATAATAAGAGTAGTAAACAAGGGTTCAGAAGGTCTTCTCTATGAGAGAATGgattcttctcccttacaagttgcagATCGCAAAAGCTAATAGTTCTCTTGTAAAAAACTAGCGTAAGAAATAAAATAGGATAGATGGCGtctttatatggaggcgccaaTAGGTAGAAAAGAAATTAGGGCAACAAGGCCTTAATTCCCGAAAATAGAAGCTTCCTTATTTGTCGGGAACAACCTCGGGATCACTCCGTCTGCTTGTTCTGCTAGAGAACAGTCTCGGGACTGTTCGTCTTGAGTGTTCTCCGCAAAATGCTCCAAAAGGACAGCTTCTCTTCAAGCATGCTCTCTTCATTCTTCTaccaactccagacctgtaaaaGATCAAAAAGGACTAGACTGACTCGGATTATGGACTCGAATCAATACAAAAACACCTATACAATGATgtgaaaaacaccatatatcaattcccccagacttagatccttgtttgtcctcgaacaaggcaagtatcaagaacaggagaaaagtttgaaagtgtgggaactcgcttattctcagcaaccatactcttaccacaaatctctgaaccatacaagcagtaGATTAGAACCACACACACTTACTGGAAACCCCTGATCGCTGTTCACAGATCGGCTCCTTACTCTACATCTTGACCTGAAAAAGCGACACTTTCGAGACCAAACTCCATTTGTTCAATTAGAATTTTCGTGAGCTTCTTGTCATGGGCGCTACTCAGGGTGGACGGTCTAGGTATGGAACAAGCTTTTTAATGGTGGAGTTGAGAGTGTTTAGGGGTTACCGATTTCttagaggatgcaggatatcgcacaaaatggcaagagagaacggatccattgatgtccacagcctctactcgtttttgctctCTTTCGAACGGTTGCTCTCTGTTCTGGAACAGTCATCAGACTGCTCTGCTTGCCCCCTTCTATGTTCTCCGAAAATTAACCTAAACTCCTTCTTGGCTTTCCCAGTGGCTCATGTTCCCTCGAactcatctccttctccatCGTCAAATGCCAAAAACGAAaggtaattaatttttttttttttttttttttttttgatgaaacgAAAGTAGAGATGAggtgacgaagaaggaggtaGCATGTGATTTTGAGAAGGCCACTGGTGGATCTGATTCGCATCATTCTGCTATACTTGCACGATCCATTGGTCATGGAGCAGTTGGTCCCTTgatctgcttgttctcctttctgattgaatttctgcagcagtaacgagtaaaggctgcgttgatcctttcctctccaacctttttgcacatatctgcacatataaCACTGAGAAACAAATGCATGAAGTTGGAACGAAGGCTAAGGTACaaggtgggaactagctaaagatgagctagctacTCAGGAacagcaagatggataaaaaggataagaagtcctgagtataggtctcgtttccctgatctagtacccataacaagaagaattaaAGTCCAGATTAGGTTCAGATATAGTGGAGttgagtctacccagtgtaacctgatcggtgGAGAACTTCTGGAGTGTCAAATGAGATAagtcagggtgttccaggtccatgtgtgggtctttcatcactgctaaggtcactgaataagaaggttaaagcacgaggtggttaagAAATCATCACAAAATAAGGTCCTGATTACCACAATAAGTTTGACTGGACTGACTCGATCCTAGggactgactcaataaaaacatgGAAATCGTACAGAGtttctcccccagacttacttcacaccatccctgtttgtgaaaataaatcggAGAAGGCTAAAACAcaccaaaccaaaaacaaacAGCAGGGAAATAAATAGTTCAGATGGATAAAACAAGGGAATAGGAATAGTCCGTTTGGACTCAGTCTGAATCGCCGCTGCTGGAGTGGCCGGCTGTTCTCCGGTTCCTCGGAAGTCTCTCTTCTCTAGCTGAAGTGCCCGCTGGTTCTTTGCCTGGGCGCCTTGTTCCTTGCGTCGTCTGCTCATCCTGACTTCTGATGCAGCCTCCAGTGAGTGCTCTGAGGATCCTCTTCATGAGGCTGTTGTTTTTCTTCTGGGAGTCTACCATCCAACGTCTGTAGGCGTGGTCATCTGTAACATCCGTGAGGTCCTCTAGGTCGTAAGCACCATCAGCAGGTGGAGTTATGTCCTCCACGTCATCCCCTGCCGCATTCTCATCTGGAATTGGCGCTCGGGGGTCGACGCATAAGTGTTCTGCGTTTGGCAAGAACACTATGTTATCCAAGGTTGTGAAATCTGTTAACCCTGGAAGAGGGAGCTTGCAGTAGAGAGTGATCCCGTCCTTGTCTGTGAACTTGTATGTGCTTTCGTCGCGCAGGATGTGGCACGTGATCAGATAGGCGGTGTCAATGTACTCAAGCTCAGGAACAACCGTGTAGGAATCCAGGTCGATGTTGAAGCGTTTGAACAAGGGTGTGAGAACACTGCCGCAGCGATCTTTTTGTCTTCCGTTCGGACCATGGAATCCTTGCGCTCAGAGAGCATCGTGATGAGAAGGAATCCAGGGTTTGTTTTCACAGTCTGTATCGGTATAACTCTGTCTCTacggatctcatcctcgaggcCGGTGTATAGAACCTGCAGCTCTCCGTTTGTGACCTTGGAGGTGTGTTCCTTTGCGAATAGGATGTTCGAGACGATCTTGGCAATGATACGCAGAGTGGGGTTTCGGATTTGTGACTGATAAGCCTTGCGAGAAGTGAACTTCCCTGTCGCAATGAGATCCCAAAAGGCGTTTGCTGGCGCGAACTTTTTGTCAACTGAGACCTCTCTTGGCGTGTCTGCGATCTCGAGTAGTTCGTTTAGATCGTGGAGAGAGATGGAGCAGAACTTGCCGTCAGccatgaaggagaagtagcagttCTCGTATGTTGGCGCAGTTGGGTTCTGGTAAGTAATCTGAGCTGTTGCGAGCAATTGCCGAACCAAATCTGGATAGAGAACTTGGGCTTGGTAGCAGAGAGGAGCGAGGCCCATGACATCGAGCGTCTCGAACACATCAGACTCGAGACCAAGAGCAGCTAAGGTCTCCGCGTGAGCAAATCGTGTGGGCAGGATCTCTGCTGCGAGAAGCCTGTTGTATCTTGCTGCGGACTCCTTGTCCCACCCCTCACAATTGTAGTCAAGGAGTAGTGGGTCATTGATGTTGATCGGTTGACCCTCAGCCTTGTTCGGCCATGGGTAGGAGGAAGGGACGTTCGCGGAGTGAGAAGGCGTGGCTGCTCCGCGAGAGGCCTTGAGTGCTTTAGGGTTCCTTGTTCTTGGAGGCATCTGCAAAACAAAGTCAATTTCCAAATTAGCCATGCTCAACGGTTGTTCAGAAACGATGGGACATTCCAATCTCTCAATTTTGCCCAAGTCCATCAATTTCTAACAACCTACAACTTCCATCAATTCCCAACACAATCGCAATTACTCAAGAACGCAAAAGATATAGCTACAATCTAAGAACCAATCGCTAAGCAATAGGTAAGGAGGATTCAAGGAGACACTTCCAAACCGCGTTTTGGATGCGCGAAGGGGAAGGGGATCTGAGCGGTTACCTTGATTGGATTGTTGTTCCTGCAAAACCAAACCGATCTCTAGAGGATCCAAGAGATTAGAGCAAAATCgatgaagaagaatatgaaATGAGAGTTTTCGATTTAGGGTTCGGTGAGGTTGGTTTGCGGCTCTAGATATAAGGGGGTGGTGAAGTTAGTGGGCCTTAAATAGGCCATTTCccttttcctctttttttttttttgttcgagcACTTACCTGGGAACAATCAGTGGAACAAACGCCGGAGTGTTCTGCTGAGAAGTGCTCGATTTTCTTCCTgcaagttagttttttttttttttttttttttagaaataaaagaaatatttacactcaccagtgggttgcctcccaccaagcgcttcttttcagtcactagcttgactttTGTGAGCCGATTAGGCTTGAAGGGGATCACTTAAGGGTATTTCTACACCTTCAGCGATTGTTGTATCAGCAAGGTAAGGCTTGAGGCGCTGCCCATTAACAACAAATTCTCCTCCTCTTGTGTCCAGCAACACGACAGCTCCATAGGGGCGAACCTCCTTGATGGTGAAAGGTCCTGACCATCTGGATTTTAGCTTTCCAGGGAACAGCTTAATCCTTGAGTTGAATAGTAAGACCTGATCATTCGGAGCAAAGCTTCTGCTGATGATCCGTTTGTCATGGAATGCCTTGGTTTTTTCTTTGTAGATTTTGGAGCTCTCATAGGCCAGATGCCTAATCTCTTCCAACTCATGGATCTGAATTGTTCGCCTCTCCTTAGCAGGTTTGATATCGAAGTTAAGCAGCTTAACAGCCCAAGCTGCCTTATACTCTAGCTCCACAGGTAGGTGACATGCCTTGCCATAGACCAGATGATAGGGAGTGGTCCCTAATGGGGTCTTATAGGCTGTTCTGTAGGCCCAGAGAGCGTCGTCAAGCTTGATGGACCAGTCCTTACGCGTGGTATTGACTGTTTTCTGCAGAATgttcttgatctctctgttGGAAATTTCCACTTGGCCACTCGTTTGAGGATGATAGGCGGTTGCAACCTTGTGTTTCACGCCGTTCTTGTTCAGTAATCCTTGGAACACTCTGTTGATGAAGTGAGTTCCACCATCGCTGATAACTACTCTAGGTACtccaaatcttggaaagatGATGGAGGTGAACATCTTGATTACAACTCGTGCGTCGTTGGTAGGACTAGCGATTGCttctacccacttggagacatagtcGACTGCAACCAGGATGTACTCGTTTTGTGAGAAGGTGGGAAAGGTCCCATAAAATCTATCCCCCAGCAGTCGAACACCTCAACTTCCAATATGTagttctgaggcatctcattccttttgCTGATACTGCCCATTCGCTGGCATGCATTGCATCTGGATATGAAAGCGTGAGCATCTCTGAACATtgttggccaccagaatcccGCTTGGAGAATTTTGGAGACTGTTTTGAATGTGGCGAAGTGTCCAGCGTAGGAAGATCCGTGGCAGTGGTGTAGGATCCCTGGAATTTCAGCCTCCGGAACACATCGTCTGAAGATCCCATCCTTGCATTGTCGGTATAGATAAGGCTCATCCCAGAAGTAGTGCCTTGCCTCTCTTAAGAATTTCCTCTTCTCGTTCCCCGTGAACTTCTGAGGCTCCTTTTCAGCAGCTAAGAAATTTGCAATCTCAGCAAACCACGGTAGATCAGGATATTGCTTCTGGATTGTTGCCACAAACTGCTCTAGTTGCGAAGAACAAGCTGTTTCTATGCGCATTGGTGGTTCCGTGTAGCAAAGACCAATCGCACTGACGTGTTCCACTGGTTGTTCTTCGTCAATCACTGTATCATCGTTTATTTTCATTCTGGAAAGGTGGTCCGCTACTCCATTTTCTACCCCTTTCTTGTCTCTTATTTCCAGGTCAAATTCCTGAAGGAGGAGAATCCATCTCAGGAGCCGCGGTTTGGCATCTTTTTTCGTGAGCAGGTACTTGAGAGCTGCATGATCCGTGTGGACTATCACTTTAGACCCAACCAGATATGATCGGAACTTCTCAAAAGCATAGACGATGGCCAGGAGTTCCTTCTCTGTGGTGGCATACCTACATTGAGCTTCATCCAGTGTCTTgctcgcgtagtagatcacatggagCTTCTTATCCTTCCGCTGTCCAAGCACTGCTCCCACTGCAAAGTCACTCGCGTCCGTCATGATCTCGAAAGGGAGGTCCCAGTCTGGGGGTTGGACAACCGGTGCACTGACAAGAGCTCCCTTGATCGTGTGAAATGAAGCTAAGCACTCGTTGTCGAAATCGAACTTTGTTTCCTTGCAGAGCAGTCTAGTGAGTGGTCTTGCGATTCTCGAGAAGTCCTGGATGAATCTTCTGTAAAAACCAGCATGTCCCAAAAAGCTTTTTATTCCCCTCACTGAAGTTGGGGGTTGCAGACTCATCATGATATCGATCTTTGCCTTGTCCACTTCGATGCCTTTTTCTGAAATCTTATGTCCTAGAACAATCCCATCTCTGACCATGAAATGGCATTTTTCCCAATTCAGCACGAGATGCTTCTCCTCGCATCGCTTCAGaaccctgcacaagtttgacaaacagaCACTAAAGGAGCTCCCATAGACgctgaaatcgtccatgaaaacTTCCATTATGTCTTCAATTAGATCAGtgaaaattgacatcatgcagCGTTGAAAGGTCGCTGGAGCATTGCACAGCCCGAAaggcattctcctgtaggcgTATGTTCCATAAGGACATGTGAACGTCGTCTTTTCTTGATCGTCTGGGTGGATGGGaatctgaaagaaacctgaataaccatctaaaaagcaATAGTAAGGGTGGTTAGCCAATCtttcaagcatttgatcaatgaagggaAGTGGAAAGTGATCCTTGCGAGTCGCAGCATTCAATTTACGGAAATCAATGCACATGCGATGACCAGTTACTGTTCTAGTAGGGATtaattcattcttttcatttgttataACAGTGATCCCTCCTTTCTTAGGCACTACATGAACAGGACTAACCCACTTACTATCAGAAATCGCATAAATTACACCAGCTTCtagaagtttcattatctccttctttacaacatctttcagatttgggtttaacctcctctgatgttctacagaagtcattgattcatcttctaggtGTATTCTATGCATGCACAGATCAGGTGAAATGCCAGGTATATCAGCTAGGGAATATCCTAATGCTTTTCGATATTTCCTAAGTTCGCATAAGAGAAGAGCAGTTTCAGCATTGTTCAGGTCAGCATTTACGATTACTGGGTATGTAGAATTTGGTCCAAGAAATGCGTACCTGAGCCCCTTAGGGAGTGTTTTGAGCTCGACTTTTGGAGCTTTGGATTCACTCCACGGGTCATTGTTCCTACTTGGTGGAACAGGCGAGCTCGATGAGTCTGAGGCATTGTTCTCCCCCAGACTAAGATATGCCACTAATCTTTCCATGGTTCTGGCGGAGTCCAACATCTTGGCGTACCCATCAGCGTCGATGTTCTGGACATTCTGTTCTGCTTCAGCTCTAGTCAGAGCTAGTTCCAGCGGATCATCTATTAGGATCTCCTCAATCATCTGATCACTCGGTTCCAGCGGATCACCCTCCTCTTGGACAGTGAAGGTTTGTCCATCTAGCATAGGTTTCTTGAGCATCTGATTCATCTCGAACCTCATCACAATGT is drawn from Brassica napus cultivar Da-Ae unplaced genomic scaffold, Da-Ae ScsIHWf_1842;HRSCAF=2478, whole genome shotgun sequence and contains these coding sequences:
- the LOC125599350 gene encoding uncharacterized protein LOC125599350 produces the protein MTSRHTRSNAQGPLHQLTNEELARLERQNRQLPRPTSTNMGDHQDDLTAAFALMQQQMQQMQQTIQANAANQRNAPEEVDQIGQRNLLRNLPATRSAINPPPCTRQDFEIKPALIGLVQRKIFNGLPAEIPMDHIENFEKMCGFTKANGAARWLDSLPTGSLTTWEQVRSAFLSHFYTKSKTAALRQKIATFKQLVDEPFYDAWERFNVYRRECPHHGFEEDYLLGVFYDGVGWEYRNALNSASNGDFMTQSTQGAFALIENMASSSADSNRETDRTQKVNSIDNSKIDELSAKVDQLIKSNQNHVFIMEESPQDKGTTDTTSEADQAIEDHHEVSYVNGQGWQFKNYHPNPNVRNNPHLFNNPKPDGNTENAQGNQVQNSGYQRGYGNQGRTFVLSPAQNTQFHNQKQPTNQQPAQPAQTAPQDEMKSLANMMSQLLQGQQIQGKALNQVTNDINTRMNHMFNDLSAKYDNVSSHMRQMDIQIAQTAESVKRQQGTLPGKTDKNPKECNAVALRSGKQLTDLAPKRFTTAEKGKQKESEQPPVTAPADEEEAELPVKHTPTTTEQPTVVVRPAAEPVPTRDYVPKVPYPVPAKATRKDKEEMKCRKMLEDLTVRLPLMSAIQMMPSMSSFVKGLISGKITDDSEFMVVSKECSAVLQNKRIKKLGDPGKFVLSIQIGRTVFSCSLVDLGSSINLMPYSVAKRLGFTDFKPTRMSLVFADRSVKSPVGIIEDIQVLVGNTLVPADFVVLELEEESKDPLILGRPFLCTVGAIIDVRQGKIDLHLGDIVMRFEMNQMLKKPMLDGQTFTVQEEGDPLEPSDQMIEEILIDDPLELALTRAEAEQNVQNIDADGYAKMLDSARTMERLVAYLSLGENNASDSSSSPVPPSRNNDPWSESKAPKVELKTLPKGLRYAFLGPNSTYPVIVNADLNNAETALLLCELRKYRKALGYSLADIPGISPDLCMHRIHLEDESMTSVEHQRRLNPNLKDVVKKEIMKLLEAGVIYAISDSKWVSPVHVVPKKGGITVITNEKNELIPTRTVTGHRMCIDFRKLNAATRKDHFPLPFIDQMLERLANHPYYCFLDGYSGFFQIPIHPDDQEKTTFTCPYGTYAYRRMPFGLCNAPATFQRCMMSIFTDLIEDIMEVFMDDFSVYGSSFSVCLSNLCRVLKRCEEKHLVLNWEKCHFMVRDGIVLGHKISEKGIEVDKAKIDIMMSLQPPTSVRGIKSFLGHAGFYRRFIQDFSRIARPLTRLLCKETKFDFDNECLASFHTIKGALVSAPVVQPPDWDLPFEIMTDASDFAVGAVLGQRKDKKLHVIYYASKTLDEAQCRYATTEKELLAIVYAFEKFRSYLVGSKVIVHTDHAALKYLLTKKDAKPRLLRWILLLQEFDLEIRDKKGVENGVADHLSRMKINDDTVIDEEQPVEHVSAIGLCYTEPPMRIETACSSQLEQFVATIQKQYPDLPWFAEIANFLAAEKEPQKFTGNEKRKFLREARHYFWDEPYLYRQCKDGIFRRCVPEAEIPGILHHCHGSSYAGHFATFKTVSKILQAGFWWPTMFRDAHAFISRCNACQRMGSISKRNEMPQNYILEVEVFDCWGIDFMGPFPPSHKTSTSWLQSTMSPSG